One genomic segment of Arthrobacter sp. JZ12 includes these proteins:
- the sepH gene encoding septation protein SepH has product MQELRLVGVDENGGHLLLGGEGGASFRLPINEALRMASTRPSPRPVRQETPGGKPTGSDGQQKRSSLSPRDIQARIRGGATAQEIVDETGVELQHVLRYEGPVRAERDYMAQLAQRVEVSSPLPSHDGYRSAFGDNPAQLDDMVRYRLQAFGVDPDTAEWDAWRKPDGLWTVVVRFELPSGAAASVGEEPPAQWTFNPSRRTILNANRWAQVLSELEPLDGPLPSRRLSAVADRVFDFEADAVGEEAPDADPDELLDVLRSRRGQRLGADEDADDALALMLAKGHIPAAHPRPGHGETDPAEHAEERRPFPGLSLAPSILEDHHHHDDQYDDGTPRLFEGVSTDTREISVIARPATLSEPSEAVEKEAAKQEAQNQEALEREDREDREDEPNASRTASDPVQPAGDAARRAESPADRKIRPRRSSVPSWDEIVFGTKGD; this is encoded by the coding sequence ATGCAGGAGCTACGGCTGGTGGGCGTGGATGAGAACGGAGGTCATCTGCTGTTGGGCGGTGAGGGTGGAGCCTCGTTCCGCCTGCCAATCAACGAGGCGCTGCGGATGGCGAGCACTCGGCCGTCCCCGCGTCCAGTACGTCAGGAAACCCCGGGGGGAAAACCCACAGGCAGTGACGGGCAGCAAAAGCGTTCGTCGTTAAGTCCCCGCGACATTCAGGCCCGGATCCGCGGCGGAGCCACTGCCCAGGAAATCGTCGACGAAACGGGCGTCGAACTGCAGCATGTCCTGCGCTACGAGGGTCCGGTACGGGCCGAGCGGGACTACATGGCGCAGTTGGCCCAGCGGGTTGAGGTTTCCTCTCCCCTACCCTCCCACGACGGCTACCGCTCGGCCTTCGGTGACAATCCGGCGCAACTCGACGACATGGTCCGCTACCGTCTCCAGGCGTTCGGCGTTGATCCCGACACCGCGGAGTGGGATGCCTGGCGCAAGCCTGATGGACTCTGGACCGTCGTCGTACGCTTTGAGCTCCCCAGCGGCGCTGCCGCCTCGGTGGGTGAGGAACCGCCCGCCCAGTGGACGTTCAACCCTTCCCGGCGAACCATCCTGAACGCCAACCGCTGGGCGCAGGTGCTCAGCGAACTCGAACCTCTCGATGGCCCTCTGCCCTCCCGCCGGCTCAGCGCCGTTGCCGACCGCGTCTTCGATTTCGAAGCGGACGCGGTCGGAGAAGAGGCCCCAGACGCAGACCCGGACGAACTGCTGGATGTCCTTCGCTCGCGCCGGGGACAGCGGCTGGGTGCCGATGAGGATGCCGACGATGCGCTCGCCCTCATGCTAGCTAAGGGCCACATTCCGGCTGCCCATCCCCGCCCCGGCCACGGTGAGACCGATCCAGCGGAGCACGCCGAGGAGCGGCGGCCGTTCCCGGGACTGAGCCTCGCACCGTCGATCCTCGAAGACCATCACCACCACGATGACCAGTACGACGACGGCACCCCCCGCCTGTTCGAAGGTGTCAGCACGGACACGCGTGAGATCAGCGTGATCGCCCGGCCCGCCACGCTGAGCGAGCCGAGCGAAGCCGTGGAAAAGGAAGCCGCTAAGCAGGAAGCCCAAAACCAGGAAGCCCTGGAACGTGAGGACCGGGAGGACCGGGAGGACGAGCCAAATGCAAGCCGGACGGCCTCCGACCCTGTTCAGCCTGCGGGCGATGCAGCCCGGCGCGCGGAGTCTCCCGCGGACAGGAAGATCCGCCCGCGGCGCTCGAGCGTGCCGAGCTGG
- a CDS encoding DUF4193 domain-containing protein, whose protein sequence is MATDYDAPRKTDDELSEDSIEELKSRRTDKQSAVVDEDEADAAEGFELPGADLSGEELLVRVLPAQADEFTCASCFLVRHRSQIAKEKDGLAYCKDCEG, encoded by the coding sequence ATGGCGACAGACTACGATGCGCCGCGGAAGACCGACGACGAGCTCAGCGAAGACTCTATTGAGGAGCTGAAGTCTCGGCGCACGGACAAGCAGTCCGCGGTTGTCGATGAAGACGAGGCCGATGCTGCGGAAGGGTTCGAACTTCCGGGCGCCGACCTCTCGGGCGAGGAGCTGCTGGTCCGGGTTCTTCCCGCACAGGCAGACGAGTTCACCTGCGCCTCCTGCTTCCTGGTGCGCCACCGGTCCCAGATCGCGAAGGAGAAGGACGGGCTGGCCTACTGCAAGGATTGCGAAGGCTAG
- a CDS encoding DUF3093 domain-containing protein, with protein sequence MPTGSATDPVLYEEKLWPAPWIWIVVAGAAVASVFTFIPISIGAGIAAAVVVAAILTTLLVLSTPSIRVTATELQVGRAQIERKYLGPVEAYSGAEATEQRGPKLHGKAYLCIRGWISPVVRIRIDDPEDPVPYWLTSTRRPEQLKAVLTAPVEGA encoded by the coding sequence ATGCCTACAGGATCTGCCACTGACCCGGTTCTCTACGAAGAGAAGCTGTGGCCCGCACCGTGGATCTGGATTGTCGTGGCCGGGGCGGCGGTTGCTTCCGTCTTCACCTTCATTCCGATCAGCATCGGCGCGGGCATCGCCGCCGCCGTCGTCGTTGCAGCCATTCTGACCACCCTGCTGGTGCTGTCGACTCCGAGCATCCGCGTAACGGCCACTGAACTGCAGGTTGGCCGCGCGCAGATTGAGCGAAAGTATCTGGGACCCGTAGAGGCATACTCCGGTGCGGAGGCGACGGAGCAGCGCGGTCCGAAGCTGCACGGCAAGGCCTACCTATGCATCCGGGGCTGGATTTCGCCGGTCGTGAGGATCAGGATCGATGATCCCGAAGACCCGGTTCCTTACTGGTTAACCTCAACGAGGCGGCCCGAACAGCTGAAAGCCGTCCTGACCGCCCCGGTAGAGGGAGCGTAG
- the dut gene encoding dUTP diphosphatase: MLDDGLEPPAYAHPGDAGADLRTRIDFELLPGQRALIPTGVSLALPAGYAAFVHPRSGLAAKHGVTVVNAPGTVDSGYRGEIAVTLLNTDSSEALSFRRGDRIAQLVIQKVEHATFVQVEELPDSVRGSGGFGSTGGFAPVPGI; this comes from the coding sequence ATGCTCGACGACGGACTTGAGCCCCCTGCCTACGCCCACCCCGGCGATGCGGGCGCGGACCTTCGTACACGCATCGACTTCGAACTCCTGCCCGGCCAGCGCGCCCTGATCCCCACCGGGGTGTCACTGGCGCTCCCTGCCGGGTACGCGGCATTCGTCCACCCGCGATCGGGTCTGGCGGCCAAGCACGGGGTCACCGTGGTGAACGCTCCGGGTACGGTCGACTCCGGCTACCGCGGTGAAATTGCCGTCACCCTTCTCAACACCGACTCCTCAGAAGCGCTGTCTTTCCGCCGTGGCGACCGGATCGCGCAGCTGGTCATTCAGAAGGTGGAACATGCCACCTTCGTGCAGGTGGAGGAACTTCCGGACTCAGTGCGGGGATCCGGAGGGTTCGGATCAACTGGAGGATTTGCGCCGGTTCCGGGCATCTAA
- a CDS encoding DUF3710 domain-containing protein, whose protein sequence is MIFGRRKKNQETSSAAEAPVTGQDQDGQDQDGQVEAVEETPAVSGRAATGPFDVSEKETPEGYVDLGALRIAATENLQLRLEVEERTKRVIAVTLDINGSNLQLQAFAAPRSEGLWDEIRGQIAASVGSQGGTVEERAGEFGTELIAKLPAQTPDGRPGFRVARFVGVDGPRWFLRGVFGGPAAMDPQAAEPVERLFRNVVVVRGDHPLPPRELLQLRLPKDAAGKKQQPEEPKRLGDDPLRRGPEITHIG, encoded by the coding sequence ATGATCTTCGGGCGCCGAAAGAAGAACCAGGAAACGAGCAGCGCCGCTGAGGCTCCCGTCACCGGGCAGGACCAGGACGGGCAGGACCAGGACGGGCAGGTTGAAGCCGTCGAGGAAACTCCGGCCGTAAGCGGCCGCGCCGCCACCGGTCCGTTCGACGTGTCCGAGAAGGAAACGCCCGAAGGCTACGTCGACCTCGGTGCACTGCGCATTGCCGCCACCGAGAACCTGCAGCTGCGCCTCGAAGTGGAGGAGCGGACCAAGCGGGTCATTGCGGTGACGTTGGATATCAACGGCTCGAACCTCCAGCTTCAAGCGTTCGCAGCTCCCCGGTCAGAGGGCCTCTGGGACGAGATCAGGGGCCAGATCGCCGCCTCGGTCGGATCGCAGGGTGGAACCGTGGAGGAACGAGCCGGCGAGTTCGGAACCGAACTCATTGCGAAGTTGCCCGCCCAGACGCCGGACGGCCGGCCGGGTTTCCGGGTTGCCCGTTTCGTGGGCGTGGACGGGCCGAGATGGTTCCTGCGCGGCGTCTTCGGTGGGCCGGCTGCCATGGATCCCCAGGCTGCTGAACCGGTAGAGCGCCTCTTCCGCAACGTTGTTGTGGTGCGCGGTGACCATCCGCTGCCGCCGCGGGAGCTGCTACAGCTCCGACTGCCCAAGGACGCTGCAGGCAAGAAGCAGCAGCCGGAGGAACCCAAGAGGCTCGGTGATGATCCGCTCCGGCGAGGTCCAGAGATAACGCATATTGGCTGA
- a CDS encoding DUF3159 domain-containing protein — protein sequence MGALAGQYAAKAGVRQDESGRIDVLQSIGGVRGLAESILPGLLFTVVFTVTRDLQVSLVAALAVSAIFTVVRLVSRTPLTQAISGLVGVAICAFVANRTGNAEDFFLPGFITNAAYILGMVISIAVRWPLAGLLFGFIRGEGVDWRKHASRVRAYSLATWLIIAVLALRLIVQVPLYLADNIAALGATRVAMGVPLYALGLWFAWLVSRPDAQKQQDPPA from the coding sequence ATGGGCGCACTTGCCGGCCAGTACGCGGCAAAAGCCGGTGTGCGCCAGGACGAAAGCGGCCGCATAGACGTTCTGCAGTCGATCGGCGGCGTTCGCGGGCTCGCCGAGAGCATTCTGCCGGGCCTGCTTTTCACCGTAGTGTTCACGGTGACGCGGGACCTCCAGGTTTCCCTGGTGGCTGCGCTTGCCGTCTCGGCGATCTTCACGGTGGTGCGCCTGGTCTCCAGGACTCCGCTCACACAGGCGATCTCAGGGCTGGTCGGTGTTGCGATCTGTGCCTTCGTCGCGAACCGCACAGGGAACGCGGAAGATTTCTTCCTGCCCGGCTTCATCACCAACGCGGCCTACATCCTCGGCATGGTTATCTCCATCGCGGTGCGCTGGCCGCTGGCCGGGCTGCTGTTCGGATTCATCCGAGGCGAAGGGGTGGACTGGCGGAAGCACGCTTCCCGCGTCCGTGCGTATTCGCTGGCCACTTGGCTCATCATTGCGGTGCTGGCCCTGAGGCTGATTGTCCAGGTCCCGCTCTATTTGGCTGACAACATTGCCGCCCTCGGAGCAACCCGCGTCGCGATGGGTGTACCGCTCTATGCGCTCGGCCTATGGTTTGCCTGGCTGGTCTCCCGACCGGATGCGCAGAAGCAGCAGGATCCTCCCGCCTGA
- a CDS encoding TrkA family potassium uptake protein — MKVVIAGAGSVGSSIARELLSNNHDILLIDEKPEVVGRSGLKGARWLIGDACELTTLKDAKLEEADVVVSATGDDKVNLVVSLLAKSEFGVGRTVGRVNNPKNDWMFDDSWGVDVAVNTPRLMTALVEEAVEIGDLVRLLTLQTGVSAIVEFTVPHESALIGRTLGSIDLPQDCTAVAILRDDAPITPSPDDVVEAGDELFFVAAIAAEDALRAALSPES; from the coding sequence GTGAAGGTAGTCATCGCCGGCGCGGGAAGCGTCGGGTCTTCGATCGCACGGGAACTGCTGTCCAACAATCACGACATCCTGCTGATCGACGAGAAGCCGGAGGTTGTCGGGCGCAGCGGACTGAAGGGTGCACGCTGGCTGATCGGCGACGCGTGTGAGCTCACAACCCTCAAGGACGCGAAACTGGAGGAAGCCGACGTCGTGGTCTCGGCCACCGGCGACGACAAGGTCAACCTTGTCGTCTCCCTGCTCGCCAAGAGCGAGTTCGGAGTCGGGCGCACGGTCGGCCGCGTGAACAACCCGAAGAATGACTGGATGTTCGACGACTCCTGGGGTGTCGATGTCGCCGTCAATACACCGAGGCTCATGACCGCCCTGGTCGAGGAAGCCGTGGAGATCGGCGACCTGGTGCGTCTGCTCACCCTGCAGACAGGAGTGTCTGCGATCGTTGAGTTCACGGTCCCCCACGAATCCGCCCTGATCGGACGGACGCTGGGTTCCATCGACCTTCCCCAGGATTGCACCGCTGTAGCCATCCTGCGGGACGATGCCCCCATCACCCCGAGCCCGGATGATGTGGTGGAGGCCGGGGACGAACTGTTCTTCGTGGCGGCCATCGCAGCCGAGGACGCGCTCCGCGCAGCGCTCTCGCCGGAGAGCTAG
- a CDS encoding TrkA family potassium uptake protein: protein MAHFVIMGCGRVGVSLAHTLDDSGHSVAIIDQDDRAFRRLRGSFGGRKVTGVGFDRDTLKSADIENAYAFAAVSSGDNSNILATRVAREIFHVPHVVARIYDPGRAEIYQRLGIPTVAAVRWSADQVLRRILPEQTISGDFREPSGRLILGELALHEGWLGRSMREIEAAAGVRVAFITRFGEGMLPAPGTSYQEGDIVHAMMETAATDEVARVLSKKPQEESA, encoded by the coding sequence GTGGCGCATTTCGTAATCATGGGCTGCGGCCGGGTGGGCGTGAGTCTGGCGCACACCCTGGACGATTCCGGCCACAGTGTGGCGATCATCGACCAGGACGACCGCGCCTTCCGCCGGCTGAGGGGATCGTTCGGCGGCCGCAAGGTGACGGGTGTGGGCTTCGACCGGGACACCCTGAAAAGCGCGGACATCGAGAACGCCTATGCTTTCGCTGCCGTCTCCAGCGGCGACAATTCAAACATCCTCGCAACCCGGGTTGCCCGGGAGATTTTCCATGTACCGCATGTGGTTGCCCGGATCTACGACCCTGGACGCGCCGAGATCTACCAGAGGCTGGGCATACCGACGGTTGCTGCGGTGCGTTGGAGCGCCGACCAGGTTCTTCGGCGGATCCTTCCGGAGCAGACCATCAGCGGCGACTTCCGTGAGCCCTCGGGACGGCTGATCCTCGGTGAGCTCGCATTGCACGAGGGCTGGCTGGGCAGGTCCATGAGGGAGATTGAGGCAGCAGCCGGAGTCCGGGTTGCGTTCATCACCCGCTTTGGAGAGGGAATGCTGCCCGCACCGGGCACCAGTTACCAGGAGGGCGATATTGTGCACGCCATGATGGAAACCGCGGCGACTGATGAAGTGGCCCGGGTGCTCTCGAAGAAGCCGCAGGAGGAATCGGCGTGA
- a CDS encoding APC family permease: protein MLVGKPYRNDRRRQEALPKKIAMPLFSTNALSSTAYSPDEILLTLALAGVSAVAVSPWVGLAVIVVLLVVIASYRQSVHAYPSGGGDYEIARRNLGDRAGVTVAAALMVDYVLTVAVSVSAAAYYLISLAPALAGSQRALAIAGVVVLVIVNLRGFTRDARVLAVPTYVFMAGILVLCVTGIVQRLTGTLQEAPSARFEIIPDPAFETGLVGLAGALLILRAFSSGAAALTGVEAPSANVPGFRPPRGRNAASTLLILGVVASLMTAGVIYLANATRVHVVQNPQEQLLLEGEPVADSYVQNPVLSQLATTIFGGGTLPFLVLVAATCLILLLAAHSAFNGFPSLASILAKDGYLPRQLSTRGDRLTFSNGIMALGAGAILLILVFRADVTQLVQLYIIGVFVSFTATQLALIKHWTRELRSTVDRKLRWRINKSRAINSIGFVLTAAVLVVVLVTKFEFGAWIAVLAIALLIAVMLSIKAHYDQVARELAIDDASAVRALPSRVHAVILVSHVRKPVLRALAFARASRPSKLDAIVVDVDPEETRRTLADWDRLEVPVPITVLASPYRDTIQPIMDYIKSIRRDSPRDLIVVYIPEYVVGKWWEQLVHNQTALRIKTRLHFEPGVMVASVPWQLASSDAARKFQDLR, encoded by the coding sequence ATGCTGGTGGGCAAGCCGTACCGGAACGACCGGCGCCGGCAGGAAGCCCTGCCGAAGAAGATTGCGATGCCTCTCTTCTCGACCAATGCTCTCTCGTCCACGGCCTACTCTCCGGACGAGATCCTGCTCACGCTGGCGCTTGCGGGAGTCTCCGCCGTTGCCGTTTCCCCCTGGGTGGGTCTTGCCGTCATCGTCGTGCTGCTGGTGGTCATCGCCTCCTACCGGCAGTCCGTCCACGCGTACCCGTCGGGCGGCGGCGACTATGAGATTGCACGGCGGAACCTGGGTGACCGCGCGGGGGTCACGGTGGCCGCTGCACTCATGGTGGATTACGTCCTTACGGTTGCGGTGTCGGTTTCTGCCGCCGCGTATTACCTCATTTCGCTGGCACCGGCGCTGGCGGGGAGCCAGCGCGCACTGGCAATTGCCGGCGTCGTCGTCCTGGTCATTGTTAACCTGCGCGGGTTCACCCGCGACGCAAGAGTGCTGGCAGTGCCCACCTACGTCTTCATGGCCGGGATCCTGGTGCTTTGCGTCACTGGCATCGTTCAGCGGCTTACCGGCACCCTGCAGGAGGCCCCGAGCGCACGGTTCGAAATCATCCCGGACCCGGCGTTCGAGACGGGCCTGGTGGGTCTTGCCGGTGCCCTGCTCATTCTCCGTGCCTTCTCCTCCGGCGCTGCCGCCCTGACCGGTGTGGAAGCGCCCAGTGCCAACGTGCCCGGCTTCAGGCCGCCGCGGGGGCGGAACGCGGCGAGCACCCTGCTCATCCTCGGGGTCGTGGCCTCGCTCATGACGGCCGGCGTCATCTACCTGGCCAATGCCACCCGCGTTCATGTGGTGCAGAACCCGCAGGAGCAGTTGCTGCTGGAAGGTGAGCCGGTAGCCGACTCCTACGTCCAGAATCCCGTCCTCAGCCAGCTGGCAACGACCATCTTCGGCGGCGGCACCCTGCCCTTCCTCGTGCTGGTGGCCGCTACCTGCCTGATCCTGCTGCTTGCGGCGCACTCGGCCTTCAACGGGTTCCCGTCGCTGGCGTCCATCCTCGCCAAGGACGGATACCTGCCCCGGCAGCTGAGCACCCGCGGCGACCGCCTAACGTTCAGCAACGGCATCATGGCCCTCGGTGCCGGCGCCATCCTGCTCATTCTGGTTTTTCGCGCGGACGTCACGCAGCTTGTCCAGCTTTACATCATCGGTGTCTTCGTTTCCTTCACCGCTACCCAGCTGGCCCTGATCAAGCACTGGACCCGCGAACTCCGCAGCACCGTCGACCGAAAGCTGCGCTGGCGAATCAACAAGTCCCGCGCGATCAACTCGATCGGCTTCGTCCTGACAGCTGCGGTTCTTGTGGTGGTGCTGGTGACCAAGTTCGAATTCGGCGCCTGGATCGCCGTCCTCGCAATCGCCCTCCTCATCGCCGTCATGCTGAGCATCAAGGCCCACTACGACCAGGTGGCGCGCGAACTGGCGATTGACGACGCCTCCGCCGTACGCGCCCTGCCGTCGCGCGTGCACGCAGTGATCCTCGTGTCCCATGTACGGAAGCCCGTACTGCGTGCACTTGCTTTCGCTCGCGCATCGCGTCCCTCCAAGCTGGACGCGATCGTGGTGGACGTGGACCCGGAGGAAACCCGGCGCACCCTCGCCGACTGGGACCGGCTCGAGGTTCCGGTGCCGATCACAGTCCTCGCCTCGCCCTACCGTGACACCATCCAGCCGATCATGGACTACATCAAGTCCATACGGCGCGATTCTCCCCGTGACCTGATCGTGGTCTACATTCCCGAGTACGTGGTGGGGAAGTGGTGGGAGCAGCTTGTCCACAACCAGACCGCGCTGCGCATCAAGACCCGGCTCCATTTCGAGCCGGGCGTGATGGTCGCGAGCGTCCCATGGCAGCTCGCGTCCTCGGATGCGGCGCGCAAATTCCAGGATCTAAGGTGA
- a CDS encoding class I SAM-dependent RNA methyltransferase, with translation MTQTPEIELSIGPAAHGGHCVARHEGRVVFVRHALPGEVVKARLTEYDDDARFWRADATDIISASPDRVNHPWPLADAVLAGLRGTRPVGGAEFGHIELSAQRRLKAGIFSEQLARLGTIERSVTVEPVPDEAPDGLGWRTRVGFAVDPGGHLAMHEHRSTALVPVADMPLAVPSINKLALWETSFQGVEGVEVAAASGDDEPLVLLRTTGDPADRHFRALAERIPGASVATWNPEKGLLQRLRGRTWVREVVGAHSFRVTGEGFWQIHRSAPGVLTDAVLEGLEPAAGMRVADLYAGAGLFTAALAAQVGETGHVLSVEGSPAASRDARRNLYGRTQVDIVQGKVERVLRERRPHLDAVVLDPPRAGAGREVVRAITGTGAKVAVYVSCDPASFARDAGYFTDAGWDLVSLRVLDLYPHTHHMESVAVLRPA, from the coding sequence GTGACCCAGACTCCAGAAATCGAACTGTCCATCGGCCCGGCTGCCCATGGCGGGCACTGTGTTGCCCGCCATGAAGGCCGGGTTGTCTTTGTCCGCCATGCCCTGCCGGGCGAGGTGGTGAAGGCCCGTCTCACCGAGTACGACGACGACGCCCGCTTCTGGCGCGCTGACGCCACCGACATCATCAGCGCCTCGCCCGACCGGGTCAATCACCCGTGGCCGCTCGCGGATGCTGTGCTCGCAGGTCTGCGGGGCACCCGCCCCGTGGGCGGCGCGGAGTTCGGGCATATCGAACTGTCCGCGCAGCGCCGTCTGAAGGCGGGTATCTTCTCCGAGCAGTTGGCGCGGCTGGGCACGATCGAGCGGTCTGTCACGGTGGAACCGGTTCCGGATGAAGCTCCCGACGGACTGGGCTGGCGCACACGGGTCGGTTTCGCCGTCGATCCCGGCGGTCATCTCGCTATGCACGAGCACCGGTCGACTGCCCTGGTTCCGGTGGCTGACATGCCGCTGGCCGTGCCGTCGATCAACAAGCTGGCGCTGTGGGAAACCAGCTTCCAGGGCGTGGAAGGTGTGGAGGTGGCGGCCGCGTCGGGCGACGATGAGCCGCTGGTGCTGCTTCGAACCACCGGTGATCCCGCGGACCGGCACTTCCGGGCACTGGCCGAACGTATCCCTGGTGCGTCCGTGGCAACCTGGAACCCCGAGAAGGGACTTCTTCAACGTCTGCGCGGACGCACCTGGGTGCGTGAGGTCGTTGGCGCGCACAGCTTCCGCGTGACGGGGGAGGGATTCTGGCAGATTCACCGCAGCGCACCCGGGGTGCTCACGGATGCCGTCCTAGAGGGGCTGGAGCCGGCTGCAGGCATGCGCGTCGCCGACCTGTATGCCGGTGCCGGCCTTTTCACCGCGGCACTGGCCGCGCAGGTCGGCGAGACCGGCCATGTCCTGTCTGTCGAGGGATCACCGGCGGCAAGCCGGGACGCCCGAAGGAACCTGTACGGCAGGACACAGGTCGATATTGTGCAGGGCAAGGTTGAGCGGGTGCTACGCGAACGGCGTCCCCATCTTGACGCTGTCGTGCTCGATCCGCCCCGCGCGGGAGCGGGCAGGGAAGTGGTCCGGGCGATCACCGGCACCGGCGCGAAGGTTGCCGTCTATGTGTCGTGCGATCCGGCGTCGTTCGCACGGGACGCGGGCTATTTCACCGATGCAGGATGGGACCTGGTGTCCCTTCGCGTCCTCGACCTCTACCCCCACACCCACCACATGGAGTCAGTCGCGGTTCTTCGCCCGGCATAG